The Brassica oleracea var. oleracea cultivar TO1000 chromosome C7, BOL, whole genome shotgun sequence sequence GTGACCAATTCAAGCTATTAGCCTCTGCATCACCTCCTTTCTTCTTACCATGTAGCCATTGATCCAGGCTGCGTTTCTCCAAGTACTCATACACCAGAAGCTTTGAATCCTCTCTGGAGAAACAACACAGTAGTTTCACTATATTCACGTGCCTGATCGTTCCAAGAATCTCAACTTCAGCGATGAACTCTTTCTCGAGGTTCTTGTCAAGCTTCTTGTTGTCCCATATCCTCTTCACCGCTACGTATTGACCCGAGGATCCGATGTGTATCTTGTAAACTTTGCCTGATCCTCCACTCCCTATCACGTTGTGTTCCATCAGATTCGAAACAATGTCGTGTTCCGCGAAGTCTACTCTGTGGAAAGAAGTTAGCTTCCACGTCTCTAAGCCTCTGCTTCCTCTTGGCTTCCTTGTGTAGTCTCGAACCACAAAGAACGTGACGACCAGAGTGACGGCGAGGAGCAGAACTGCGATGACTAGAATCATTGCGATGATTTTCCCAGGCAGCTGCTTTGATCTACGAAGCACTTTCCGACAATCTTGTAACTTAACGACCGGTGTGTCTGCACAGAGATTGGTGTTGTTCAAGAAACTTGTCTCGTACGCTAGGTTATCAAGCTGGTCCGGTACTTCTCCGGTGAGCATGTTTGACGACAAGTTAAGCGTTGTGAACTTCAGACTCCCGACCTCCGGCGGGATTTCGCCGGCGAGTTCGTTCTCCGACAGATCAAGATCGACCAAGCCTGGCAACAGCCCTAGAGCTCGAGGAATGTTCCCGGAGAGTTTGTTCTTCGATAAACTCAACGTTACCAACGACTTCCATGAGATGATTTCCTCCGGTAACTCGCCGGAGAGATTATTCGAATCAAGAAAGATCGATATGAGTCTTGACAAAGACGTTAACTCCGTCGGGATCTCACCGGAGAACCGGTTGTTCCGAGCGCTGAACACTTCGAGGGATGACCAGGTACTGATCGTCCGAGGAATCACACCGGAGAACTCGTTGTTATCTATCTCAATCCTAGAGAGGTTCCAAGCGACTTTCTCCGGTAACTTTCCGGTGAAGAAGTTGTTACTAATCTGTAAACTATACATGTCTTTAGCAGTCCATATCCCGGAAGGAAACTCACCGGAGAATCGGTTGTTATAAAGCTGAAAAGATAAGAGGGACCCACAGTTCCCGAGCGACTCCGGGATGACGCCGGTGAGGTTGTTCGAGAATACAACCACGCCGAGGAGCTTCCCTCCCTTGCAGAGATTCTCCGGAAGCTTCCCGGTTAACTGATTCTCCGACACTTCGAACCGCTCTAGATTTGAGTATAAACCGAAATCACCCGGTATATCTCCGGTTAACTTGTTGGTATAGAGTTTCACCTCCTTCAATTCCGGTAATTTTGCGATACCCGGGGGTATTACGCCTGTTAATTGGTTTACGTACAGGTTTAGAAACTCTAATTTCGTTAGATTGCCGATTGCTTCCGGAATTGAACCGGTTAAATTGTTATAGGAGAGATCAAGTTCAACAATGTTGGTAGCCGAAATAGATTTCGGTATCCCCCCGGTTAGGTTATTTACGAAGAGATAGAGAACGGTTAGGTTCTTCATCCCGAAGAACACTTCCGGGATCCGACCCGATAAGTTGTTAGCGGACAAGTCCACGTGTTCAAGATCCATCATGTTCTCGAAAACAACGGCTGGGATTTCTCCGATCAGATTCATCTCCGAGAACCACAAGAACTTAAGTTTCGTCAACTTCCCAAACTCCGCCGGAATCTCCGCCGGTAAAAACTTATCGTTGTACGCCAAACGAAGCTCTTGGAGCTCCAACAAGTCCCCGATCTCCGACGGAACCGTACCGTTGTATTCGCTCATGTAGAGATTCAAAACCGTGAGCTTAGAAAACATACCTATCTTCTTCGGAATATCGCCGGAGAAACCGTTAGCACTGAGGTCCAGAATCTCGAGTTCTGGTGAAAGACGATCGATGTCGGCGGGAAGTGAGCCGTTGAAGTTGTTCTGGGAGAGATCGAGATGGCGAAGCTTGGTGCAGTTGTAAAGAACGGTCGGAAAATCGCCGGGTAATAGATTAAACGACAAGTCGAGAGTTTCTAGGTTTGGGAAATCGCATATGTTGGTCGGAACCGCGGTGAAGTTCTGGTTCTTGAAACTTATTCCGGTGACGTTTCCGGCGACGCAGGTGATCTCCGACCAATCGCACGGGGAAGATGTGGTGTTCCATAGACGGAGAGACGGTGGGTCTCCGAGATCGCGTTTCAGGGTAAGAAGTGTTGACCGTTCGTTGAGCTGCGAAATTACAGAAAAGGGCAGTGAGGTGAGAAAGAGAAAGAGGAAGGGTAAGGGTAAGAAGGTCATATTGTAATTGTGGTTGGTTGGGGTTTTGCCGGGAAATTCGGCAGACAGAGTTTGACTGGGAGATTCATACAAGTTTGAAGTAAGTTTGAAGTTTAAAACGTTTTTATAGAAACATAAGAGGTGAGTGATTAGCTGAATAGTCAAAAAGACATTTTTGAATTTTTGGACTCTCTTTTTATCGTTTATCAGGCGACTTTTCTTCTTTTCATTTTGTTAAAACCCAAAAAAAAAATAGAGCATTATACACGAACATTTCGTTATTAGCACACAAAAAATAATTAAGCTATTTTATGTTCAGTTTGATTATTATTGGTTAGATATTGGATTTGACAGATACCATCAAAGCGTCTACGTCAAGTTAGTTTTACACCCTGTTTTAAAAATCTGCTGGGCAGCCGCCTAGACAGCCAATTAGATGATACACGTGACTCTTACGCTCCGATTTATACCAAATCGGTTAAAAAAATCAGATATCCGATTTTCTCCGCCTAGACCGCCTAAATGACCGTCTAACCGCCTAGGCAGTCGCCTAATCTTTTTTTTTATTTTTTTATTTTTTTATTTTATTTTTATTTTATGATATTTTTTTTATTTATTTGATCTAAAATTTTACAAATATTATTTATATTCATAATTTTGATGAAAACTATACTATATTAAGTTTATATATTCTATTTGTGTGATTTATACAATCTTAAACATGAAAATGTATTAATGTTATATAAAATTAAAGATTAACATGTTTTTAACATAGTAAACAATCTAAAAATTTCGCCTCGCATAATTTTCGATTAATTTCCGATTTTTTTTAGGCGCTAAACCCAACCCGACTGTCCGAGTAGCGCCTAGCGCATTCCCGAACAGGGGTTTTACGTAAGAGATTCGGTGCCATCTAGAACATCGGCTGGAGAATTAAGAAGATGTATTATGCTAATCTAGGAGTGTTCAGTTCAAACACGCGAGTAATTAATTAAATTATAGGCCACCCATTTTCTCTGAAATGTATTGCCAAGAAATTTGTGCCATTTGAAAAGTCCGAAAGTGAAGTCAAAGATGTCTATGATTTTTATATGATTCGGTTTCTAGTAAGAAATCGATTAATCCATAG is a genomic window containing:
- the LOC106306020 gene encoding receptor-like protein kinase 5, whose protein sequence is MTFLPLPFLFLFLTSLPFSVISQLNERSTLLTLKRDLGDPPSLRLWNTTSSPCDWSEITCVAGNVTGISFKNQNFTAVPTNICDFPNLETLDLSFNLLPGDFPTVLYNCTKLRHLDLSQNNFNGSLPADIDRLSPELEILDLSANGFSGDIPKKIGMFSKLTVLNLYMSEYNGTVPSEIGDLLELQELRLAYNDKFLPAEIPAEFGKLTKLKFLWFSEMNLIGEIPAVVFENMMDLEHVDLSANNLSGRIPEVFFGMKNLTVLYLFVNNLTGGIPKSISATNIVELDLSYNNLTGSIPEAIGNLTKLEFLNLYVNQLTGVIPPGIAKLPELKEVKLYTNKLTGDIPGDFGLYSNLERFEVSENQLTGKLPENLCKGGKLLGVVVFSNNLTGVIPESLGNCGSLLSFQLYNNRFSGEFPSGIWTAKDMYSLQISNNFFTGKLPEKVAWNLSRIEIDNNEFSGVIPRTISTWSSLEVFSARNNRFSGEIPTELTSLSRLISIFLDSNNLSGELPEEIISWKSLVTLSLSKNKLSGNIPRALGLLPGLVDLDLSENELAGEIPPEVGSLKFTTLNLSSNMLTGEVPDQLDNLAYETSFLNNTNLCADTPVVKLQDCRKVLRRSKQLPGKIIAMILVIAVLLLAVTLVVTFFVVRDYTRKPRGSRGLETWKLTSFHRVDFAEHDIVSNLMEHNVIGSGGSGKVYKIHIGSSGQYVAVKRIWDNKKLDKNLEKEFIAEVEILGTIRHVNIVKLLCCFSREDSKLLVYEYLEKRSLDQWLHGKKKGGDAEANSLNWSQRLNIAVGAAQGLCYMHHDCTPAIIHRDVKSSNILLDYDFNAKIADFGLAKLLVKQNQQPHTMSAVAGSFGYIAPEYAYTSKVDEKIDVYSFGVVLLELVTGREGNNGDEHTNLADWSWRHYQSKKPITEAFDEDINDASNTEEMTTLFKLGLMCTNTLPSHRPSMKEVLYVLRQQGLEETKRTATEAHEAPLLVSLSGRRTSKRVEDEALGYV